ATATGAGCCCAATATGTGTGCAAAGACGTTAAAATTGAATTAATGAGAGTAAGTCTCCCAACAAAGGATAAAATCTTCCAACTCCAACTATTAATTCTAGCCACCATTTTGTCAATTAAACGTTCACAATCACAAGGTGAAAATCTCTTTGCACTAATAGGAATTCCAAGATACCGAAATGGTAAAGTACCTCTCTTCAATTTGGACACTGATAGTATTCTTTGAGTCTCTACTTCTGATATACCACTGCTAATGAGCTCTGATTTGGTGTAATTAGCCTACAACCCCGAGGATTGAGAGAATAATTCAAAGCCTTGTAGCACTCTATAAATTGATTTAAAATCACCATGAGTAAATAGCACCACATCATCAACAAAACACAAGTGAGTGAGTTGTAATTCCGCGCATTTTTCCTAAAAAAGAAAGTCCTTTCCCCTCGCAATTTTTTCAGGATTCTAGACAAGTACTCCATACCTAAAACAAACAACAATGGTGACATTGGATCCCCTTGTCTAAGCCCCCGAGTAGAGTTAAAAAAACCATGCAAAGCCATTTAGCATAATTGAAAATTTAGGAGTTCTCACACAAACCATGATCAGCTGAATAAAGTGATGAGGAAATCTAAAAGCTACAAGCATTTCTTCGAAGAAATCTCAATCCAAAGTATCATAAGCTTTCCTTAGATCCATTTTCATAAGGCAATTCGACTTACCTCTTTTCCTCCCATAATGTCTGACTAAATCTTGACAAATCATCATATTATGCTATATATCTGCCTTTTCCCGCAATCAGATTTGGCAATACCTTTCTCAGTCTACTACATATAAGCTTAGCAGCCACCTTGTATATCACATTGCAACAGGAAATAGACCGAAAAtagtttttctattttatttaccCCTATTTAAGCTTGATATTATCTTGATTACCGGAGCTATGTTTCCATTCACAAGGGCTAAAtatattctcttttattttatctGACATGTGATATTTTTTACTAACTTACAGTATAATACAAAATAGGATTTTTAGCGGCAAAACTACCTAATATTTTCGCAGTGTTCCACTTTTACACCGAATCTTTTTTTTTAGCGGTGAATATACCCAAAACCACTAAAAATGTCTCTCCGTTACTACCAACTTGTTAACATCGTTAATGGTGCTTATATAGCATTGACGTGTCATGACAGAAACAAAGTGTCACTGCCACATCATTGacatataattattttaaacaaaaattaatttaaaataatatttaataataaaaatgagtaaatataattaaaaaaataaaaaaacaaccaTAAATTACTACCCCACGTCTTCCTCCACATTCCCTacgtttcttcttcttcttcttctttctttttcttctctgcCCAGAATTTCTCAGTCCCCACCCCTattttttgttctttttgttctcttgcccagatcttcttcttcttcttctttcggCACAGATTTTCTCAGtccctttttattttctttttctttttcttctttttctcttgcCCAAATCTTCCATGCCTTTCTTcgatcttcttctttttcttcttactTCGCCCAAATCTGGACCCAAGAGTGAGAGACAGTGAGAGATGGAGAGGGATAGACACAGTGAGAGAGTTTGAGATGGAGAGGGAGAGATGCAAATGGAGCTTAATCATTATGGATGTTTCGATGTTGAGAAAGtttgagagaagaaaagaaaatctgAATTTTTTCTTTTCTAATGTATATATATGAGTTTAGATCTTATTTGTATGAATTTGGGTATTTGTTTATCAATGATTTATATGAATTTGTGATTATACTCTCTCTttgtacaaatttttttttaattttatgttttgtaagctagaaaatgagagaaaaggtATGAGAAAATAGGGGCCTGTTTGGCTTTGTTTTCTGTTTTCTGTTTTctgttttcaaagttgtgttctcaGAATTGagaacaaaaaacagtttttgtagttttcaaaaaacaagagatgtttggttaatgttttctaaaaacaattttttgttttttttaatcttaaataaaaaattaacaaatatatttacaaagataaAAATCTTtttaaagtttgtaataaataatgagataaaataatttgaaagaaaaatgatgaaaaataaggagtgagaaaatttgaagaaatagaaatttagaagagagaaattgatcgatgcaagaaaaaatgagagataatgcaatgagaaagaaagtgaagagagagaagtgagtagagagaGAGGAAATGgcgagagagaaaaaatgatgagagagaaaataaggaaatattaagtgatgagagagaaagtgaggatatagtaaatgatgcaagagaaaataaggagatagaaaatgatgaagaaaaaaaatagcaagagagaaagtgaagagagaaaatgtaaggagagagaaagtgatgagagagaaaatacgaagagagaaagtgatgtgaaaTAAAGTGAAGAGATAGAAAATGATGTGAGAATAAattatgttagataataataattaaaaaagttaggtgagaaaaaaatatatatagacaaaaaaaatttgagaacaacagaaaacaactttttgttgttctcaaaattttctgttttttgtaactttgtttttaaaaattgttttatgaaaacaACACCAAACACCcccaacttgttttcaaaaaacagtttttaacttttaaaaacaaaaaactgtttttttagtTAAGGAGTCAAACACCCTCTAGGATTTTTGTATGTTGAAATGTTTGATAGGCTAGAAACTTAAGGAGAAAGTGTGAGAAAATAGCAAGAAAGTGAAGAAATTATTTTATTGTTatcataaataattttttattgtttggTAAGCCACGTCAAGTCACATAAGATAAATACTATTAACGTTGTTACCAATAGGGTAATAACAAAGAAATGTTTTTAGTGGATTTGGATATATTTAGcgcaaaaaaaatattaaactttAAAGTAGAATATTGCGAAAACATTTATTTTCGCCGGTAAAAGccctataaaatataaaatatttaactATGAAAGATATGCATCGTAGAGACATGAGTGCAAGAGAACAAAAAGGATAGTATTTCTAGTACTCGTATATATTATTACATACTATACTTGTTCTTTTAAAAACGTGGTCAGACATGTGTGCTccacaataatttaataaaggtaAAGATTAACCTTATCTTTACAATTTGGGCATTAGATAATTGGAAATTAGTGCAACCGGATTAtatttgctattttttttttaagaaaataaggCGTTGAATGTTTTTCCTTTGTATGTTTGTCTCTTATCTTGTTCTACCGTACCATGGGATTCATAATTAGGCAATTTTTAGTGCTAAATGACAATGTTGCTCTATTAGCtcatattattgtattttgaccAACCCAAAAAAGTTTATGTTGGTTAATGCATACACGTATATAAAGAGAGAGCGACACTTGGCCTTTCACTATTCCATTTTAGTCTATATGGAAGAGAATCTTAAAAATATCTACATAATTTCATTCCAATGTGGATTTGATTTGAGGCCATAAAGAGGTCACAAACAAACAAAATGGTATTATTTATTGTTAACAAGCTTATGAGTTGAGAGACCAGCTCTCACATGAACAAACTTATGCACAAGAATTTAATGGAGAAAGGGTCAAAATTTTGTTACCCTGCACGAATCATGATAGTTGGAATCAAATTAATAAAATCAGAGCAAACTGTATTGAGTTTAAAACCAATTTGTTTAGGTTTAAACTATGTCTAGACTAGAGATTAAAGCCTCTAACAACTCAAATTGATCTTTTCCCAGAAGGATACTCATGACATACCTCGTATGCGATGTTAATTAAAATTGTTGAAGTACAAAACTAATAATTATATGATCCTCAAGTTGTTCTGAGAGAAAATTAAGAACTAACAATAAAAACTACACTGTCCTACTTGAGTGCTATTACAGACCAAAGCGGCTATATAGCAGCCAGCTAAGGTGCAAAAGTTCAAATTGATGGTATAAAAAACCCAATAAGTCGACTAATTTATTGATGAGATCTAACTTGTTCCTATACTGACACTACGGCGAAAGCCGAAAAAGGAACATTCCTTGCCTTCTCTTAGCTTCTCTCCTCGTCTGATTGGGAGGATGGAGGCCCGGGGACAGAATCGGCGAAGAAGTCCTCAACTGTCATAAAGAAAGAATTAATTAGATAATGACCAACAACAACACAGCTGAAATGTTGTAGAAACATTCAAATTCAATAATGGAAAGCATATctgaattataaaaaataaaaaaaacaaagcaaACTTGCAAGGGTAACAACACTGTTGGAAAAACCAAATTTAAACTAGGGTAAAAAAACTTGGATGTTATTTATGTTAAAACAAGCCCAATAAAACGACAAAGGAACTGTAATTCTACTCTGCATGGCAAGGCCAATACTAAATTTAGTACTTCATAGTCAGCATGTTTTCCCCTTACTGATGACAAAAGCACTAATGTGCAAATTTAGAAGTATGAGACAACATAAGCTATAGAACTTACCTATATCATCTGGCTCTGGAGAGTCTAATAAGATGTCAGAATCGGATGGAAGAAAAGGAGAACCAGGATAGTTTCCCAGGGCTCCTAAGTCTGCAGAAGTATCAAGGTATTACAGATTAATAAAGCCTCAAATTGCATAAACAATCATGCTACAGCAGATTATGGTTTTGATCTGTTTAGATGAAATTGGAGCTACatgatttttatgaatttaaaGTTACAGAATCTATTTAATTCTTATAAAAGTAACAAATATTGGGCATGGTAAGAAAACTAGTATTAAAAGATGGAAATTCAATTATAGggcactaaaaaaaaaattacttttcacAGTTATATCCCATCCTATAGAAAGGTCATTTTAAACACAAAGGTTGAAAAGAGAAACAAGTTTAGTCCCAAACTTACAGCTATATAACAAAGAAGACTCGTAAATGACTTTATCACTATATATTACCTCCCAAATTTGATAAATCTGCTGTAAGATCTGATAAGCTGAAATTCCACTGAATCTGATCAAGTGGTCTTAGGGAATCTCGAGAATTTCCAGGTCCTCCATCTGGTGCAAGTTGCAACCCTACTGAACTTGCTACATCAGATGTGAATGCCGAGTCGAGAGCTGATGTATCTACTCCCATACCTGATATTTCTGATGCCGTGAATGGGAAGTGACCGCTGGATGCCACTGATGTAGGACTCATGGCCATCTCTGACATGGAAGACATTGCACTACTTGGGGGAATAACAGGTGCCATATCACCACCACTGCTGTCCATCAACATACTTTAACAGCGAATCAATAACAAAAATAGCTGCAATTAGAACTTCTACCATGCAAAAAGTAATACAAGTGTAAAAATTTACGAGGCAGAATCATCCAACTATTTAGTGTAGAGTTTTAAAGCAATAGTCAAGGGAAGATGGGAAAGAGCAGGAAAGAAGGAACAGAGACAAGTCCATTTAATTAGCTTATCTTAAGAAGGATAAAATGACAGAGTCAAATTGCTTTTTAAAAATTCAAGAGACTAACACCATTGGGTAACAAGTAACTAAGAAGAAAGAATAGAATATAGAAAGTCTTACTCATTTCCAGAGTTCATCCTAATAGGATGATAGTTGCTTGGTGCAGGGACACCATTAACCACGTGACAGTTTGATATTCCACAGTTCATTGAGTCGAGATGAGGTTGACCTGTGGCTGGCATTGGAGGCTGTGGTAGAACAGGGTATCCCATGGGCAAGTTGTTAACTGCACTGTGAACAAGTGGCggtaaataataatgaaaaatgtAATATCAGAATGCATTATGACAGAAAAACACTGACGCAGAAAACAAAATAAGCAAGGAATTTCCATCGAGTAAGATGACGCTATAAAAATAATATGTCAACATTTATTGAGGTCAATAAAGAAAATCATCATCAAGTTGTAATCACAACGTGCTACTTCTAGTGAATAAAGTTCCTCAAAAAGTAATTTAGACAAGT
This genomic interval from Humulus lupulus chromosome 8, drHumLupu1.1, whole genome shotgun sequence contains the following:
- the LOC133797514 gene encoding uncharacterized protein LOC133797514 — its product is MKSLQNTQEVPSASQVSHDSHTDQQQILKTEPPVTDSASISTPSNESKKVSRQDIELVQNLIERCLQLYMNRDEVVKTLLTRARIEPGFTSLVWQKLEEENADFFRAYYIRLKLKRQIVLFNHLLEHQYHLMKYPMPQKVPLAPMQNGIHPMPVNNLPMGYPVLPQPPMPATGQPHLDSMNCGISNCHVVNGVPAPSNYHPIRMNSGNDMLMDSSGGDMAPVIPPSSAMSSMSEMAMSPTSVASSGHFPFTASEISGMGVDTSALDSAFTSDVASSVGLQLAPDGGPGNSRDSLRPLDQIQWNFSLSDLTADLSNLGDLGALGNYPGSPFLPSDSDILLDSPEPDDIVEDFFADSVPGPPSSQSDEERS